The sequence below is a genomic window from Mus musculus strain C57BL/6J chromosome 4, GRCm38.p6 C57BL/6J.
acaaatgggacctaatgaaactccaaagtttctgcaaggcaaaagacaccgtcaataagacaaagagaccaccaacagattgggaaaggatctttacctatcctaaatcagataggggactaatatccaacatatataaagaactcaagaaggtggacttcagaaaatcaaacaaccccattaaaaaatggggctcagaactgaacaaagaattctcacctgaggaataccgaatggcagagaagcacctgaaaaaatgttcaacatccttaatcatcagggaaatgcaaatcaaaacaaccctgagattccacctcacaccagtcagaatgtctaagatcaaaaattcaggtgacagcagatgctggcgaggatgtggagaaagaggaatactcctccattgttggtgggattgcaggcttgtacaaccactctggaaatccgtctggcggttcctcagaaaattggacatagtactaccggaggatccagcaatacctctcctgggcatatatccagaagatgccccaactggtaagaaggacacatgctccactatgttcatagcagccttatttataatagccagaagctggaaagaacccagatgcccctccacagaggaatggatacagaaaatgtggtacatctacacaatggagtactactcagctattaaaaagaatgaatttatgaaattcctagccaaatggatggacctggagggcatcatcctgagtgaggtaacacattcagaaaggaactcacacaatatgtactcactgataagtggatattagcccaaaacctaggatacccaagatataagatacaatttcctaaacagatgaaactcaagaaaaatgaagactgaagtgtggacactatgcccctccttagaagtgggaacaaaacacccttggaaggagttacagagacaaagtttggagctgagatgaaaggatggaccatgtagagactgccttatccagggatccaccccataatcagcatccaaacgctgacaccattgcatacactagcaagattttatcgaaaggacccagatgtagctgtctcttgtgagactatgccggggcctagcaaacacagaagtggatgcccacagtcagctaatggatggattgcggggctcccaatggaggagctagagaaagtacccaaggagctaaagggatctgcaaccctataggtggatcaacattatgaactaaccagtaccccggagctcttgactctagctgcatatgtatcaaaagatggcctagtcggccatcactggaaagagaggcccattggacacacaaactttatatgccccagaacaggggaacgccagggccaaaaagggggagtgggcgggtaggggagtgggggtgggtgggtatgggggacttttggtatagcattggaaatgtaaatgagctaaatacctaataaaaaatggaaagaaaaaaaaagagttgctttggtcatggtgtctatcaTAGTTTCTATAGATTGAATCCATTTAAATGTATTGAGACTTGTTGTATGGCTTAGAATATGGTACTtgggtacatgtatgtgcagataTGTGGGTATATGATAGTtattattgttgtgataaaataccacatCCAAGGCTAATTTTTCAAACATAGCTGACTAGAACCagatttttaattcaaaataccACTTAAATGAACCTTGTAGTTTGTGCTTCCTTCTGAAacgtcacaagccaggcctccaccgTATGCACTGCTCTCAGCACTATCTTCTAAGTTCCCACAATAGCTCATTATGCTtaacactcaatggcttttccagCCCAAAGCTCCATAATATTCCCCCAAAGAACATGGTCAAGTTTGTCACGGCAACATCCCAAGAAACCGGTCCCCAGTTTTGttttagttaggtttctattgctatgataaaacatcttgaccaaaagcaacttggggaggaaagggtttatgtggcTTACATATCCACAGTCACCATATTCCCTGGAGGGAAGCTAATGCAGGCACTTatggcaggaactgatgcagaagccacaaaccaaccaaccaaccaaaacaatgaAAACACTGTTTACTGGCCTGCTCCCCacagctttctcagcctgctttcttacacagtccAAGGGTGGCACAGTCTACAGTGGGCccttccatatcaatcattaatcacgAAAATGCCCCTAGACTGGCCTATGGaccatctgatggaggcattttctcaaatgaggtcCCCTTTCCCaggtaactctagcttgtgtcaagctgacaaaaatccAACCAGGCCAAGTTTGTAGATTTAGGAAGTGGGTTCTAGCTGGAGGAAGCAGTTCTCGAGAGAGTGTTGTCGAAGGTGGAGTTTGTCCTTGGCTCCTTTATCTCTGCATCCTGGCTACATGATATACTAGTAGTGGGCGCGaatgctcacagataagcactggAGAAACCAGGAATGCTAATCAGGCATTGTCAcctcctcaatgaaggagccgtGTACCTGTTTCCCACCCAGAAGGCTGCGAGTGGATGTTGTTAAAAACCTGGTGACCTTTGCGCCCTGTAGGGCTGGGCTTCACTGAAATTCCCCAGAATGTTTATCCCACACTCTCCCCAACTAGACCTTTAGCTTTATCTTTGCTTTGCAGCCAGTGGAACCCATCCTGAGGAGGATATCACATGTATTTTATAACTTGCTGACTTCCATTCGAGGCCACAGGAACCTGGGCTATAGATCCATCTTCAAGGTAGAGGTCTCATGTACTTTGCAAAAGACTTTTGATGCAGTCATGCCTTAAACTTTATTGTGTACATAGGATTGGGATAGTTTTTTCCAGAAAACctttttttccaaaattgtaCTGTACTTAAATACCGCTATACTAAACTGGCCTGGTGTCAGGCTCACGCTGAGCTCTGTCCCCTTCCTGTTTCACGGAGTTCATTTCTTTGCTAGCATAGAGCTTGTAGGGACGGCCTTAATCAACAGCTTTGCTCCTCTGTACCCTCCCAAGCAGGGTGCTCTGTTTTACTACAGGTTCAGAAACAACAGACCAAGTGACCACGGACCTCATAGACCCAAATGTGTATGTCCTTCTGTAAAGTGACTTTTCTCAGGTGTTTTGCTACAGTGTAATTAAGTGTAAATCAGTAGGGCTATCATGGAGAATAGTATAGGGGGGTTCCTGAAAAAGCTAAACATGGGGGATGGATGGGGAAATGGatctgggtaaagtgcttgctatacaaGCAAAAGGACTGTAGTGCAGACTCTtagcacccacattaaaaaaGCCGGCCAGGCACCTCATAATCCCAGTGTTTGAAAGCTGAAGACAGACGACCCTTGGGATAAGCTCCCTAGACTAGCTGAGTCTACAAGCTCCATGTTCAGCAAACAACCCAGCCTCAGTAAATAAAGTAGTCAGTCACTGAGGAAGATATCCAGTGTCAACTTGTCCTTTACAGGAATGGGCCATTTGTCTATATACATACTCCTACATTTATGcctacacatgtgaacacacacacacatacacacacacacacacacacacacacacacacacacacacacacacacacaaatggatctGCCAGATGATCATTCAATCCCATTTCTGGACATATAAGCAAAGGAAGTGAAATTATACCAAAAAGATCACTGTCATATTTACTGTGCCTCTGTTCTCAGAGACTAGAAGTCCACATAGATATTACCCATGATATCAGTCTTGTGCCATTCAACAGATGAATAAGGAAAAATACGGATATACATGGACAAATGTGTTATTTGGCTGTAGAGTGAAATCTTGCTCTTTGCAATGAAATGGATGGAACAGAACTGGAGAATATCATGTTAAGTGAGATATCCCAGATACAGAAAGACAAGGCTCTGAGTGTTCCCTCTCACATGTGGATCTTGAGACGTATGGAAGGTGGAATAGAAGCTGAAAACGGTGGGGAGGGTGGACCAAAGGAGACAGGTTCTGACCAGAGTATGCTTCGTGCCTGTACAATAACACTAAATGTGTATATGAAGTTAGTGCATGTTAATAAGAAGTCAAAAGCTTTCATTCTAAGGTGGTTTTAAAAAGagcttaaaaaaatgtttgagaaCATAGTCTTGAGTTTTTTCAATCCTTTCAACTCAACAGTGCTGAGTACCCACCACAGGGAAGAGCTGTGCTGAATGCTCTGTGCTTAGCGATGACAGAACAGCTGGGGATGAAATGGAATGTGAGTAGCTTTTGGCTGTGTGTCAAGCCTTAGCTCTGTCACGTCTAAAATGCTATTTATGGTGGTGGCAGCCTGAGACAGTCCTGTGGGAAGCACTGTTACCTGAGGCCAGTAGCTCTCTTCATTCTCTCAAGCCGCCCACACTCGGCAGATTGGGAGGAGAATCGGTCTGTACAATTCCACAACAGTTAGTGTAATGCCACTATTTTTCTGTTTAGCTTGCAGCAgctttgtatggttttgtttccTCATCTGAGAGCCCTACGCTTTCCCAGTGTTAGGAGTTGAGGCTGGGGGATGCTATCCACTCCTGAGCTGTGTGCGTTCCCAGCCTCTGAGCATCTTCACTCCACAGCCGATCTCGCTACTACGAAGAGTTTTCTCTTGGAGTGACAGTGTCAATCTCCGTTTCTTGCTTTCCAACTTAAAGCGCCTAAAAGTGCTTTGTTCAGCCGCTGGATTTTACGTTGGACACCCGTATCAATGACTTGGGGAGAATAAATCAGTTTAAATTATATTACTATCAATGTAATAGGAACTTAAAaaatgtgtgcgcacacacgtgCGTGTTTTAGTGCATACATGGCATCAGAGGGCAAGCTGCGGGGGTTTCTTCCTCCCCCATGTGGGGCTATGATTTAACTCAGGTTATCACGTTTGGCAACAGGCACCTTTACCAAGCGAACTGTCTCTCTGGCCTCAGTAGaacatttttcaaaagagaatttaagaattattttgtaTGTGAAATTTGAAGGGGGAATCAAGGTGCAATACTGGAAGTTAAGAAGAAAGCTTTAGCTTTATGTTTTTAAAGGCAGGCTCGTGTAGCCTCACGTAGCTCAGTGGGTCTTGAACTCTGTATTGGAAGCCGGTCTGGAGCGTCTCATCCTGCCCCCATCTCCCAAGGACCGGAAGTAGAAGCATGCACTACACACTGGGCAGTGTgattaccttttcttttcttttctcttcttttttttttaagatgtaagaGTCTAGCATTATTCGTTAGCTTTAAATATCTTCTTTGAAAAAAGAAGACTAGTTGGTGGGGCAACtgcctcccagcacttgggaggcagaggcaggtagatttctgagttcgaggccagcctggtctacagagtgaggtccaggacagccagggctatacagagaaaccctgtctcgaaaaaccaaggggGGGGGAGCGAAGATGAAAACCAATGGGTTCCGTTCAACACGACTGTCGCAGAATAGGAAGCTGATCACGCCCCCTTTCACAGCAGCGTTTTCCCTAAATAATGaactaaaacatacacagaatttCAAAGGTATTTTATTCAAAATTCCCCATCTAGGAGAAAAGATATATAACAGTGTTTACACATGCTTCAATAACTTATTCACTGTACAGCTTACATTTTCTATAACAACACAGTAAAGCAGCAAAGACAACAATTAGCACTCAAATAAGATTCTACTGTGTAAAGCAATGAGCGGCACACTAGGAGGTGGGACCTACTCGCTTACCATGACGGAGTGCCTTGCAGTTAGTTCACAAGCCATCATGGTCAGTGTGTGTTGTTCTGATTTGTAATGCCAAAGCCACCGTGACCTTTCAGAATAGAAAGCTTTTTCTCGCTAAATCTGGTGGGTGAGGAACGGGGCCCATTTTTATCccttttgtaaaaaataaatatattctccCTTTTTATGCTAAGTCCACAGTTTTAAATAGAAAcacatatttgtgtttgtgtatactcCTACACTGCTGTTGCACAGAACTCCACTAATCAGTACTTCACAGCTAGCGAGATAGTCGAACGTTACAGGAACAGAAACAGACCACTTGAGTTTGCCATAGTAGCACCTAGAAAAATAGCACTGGGTCAGATTTCTCTGCTGTTCCTATGATGCAGGTGACACGGGAAACACCAGAGTACAGGCAGAAACCAAAGGAAAGAGGCAAGACGCTTCCCTGCTCTTCAAAGATCTTATCAGCGAATGTACTCTGACATACTTAACAAGGACTTCTAATCTAAGCCAGGCACACGGCAGCCGTGCAAAGGGTGGTCAGATGAAAGTGACTGGGCCCTGAAATCTGACCCTCTGCCAAGAAATTATATTTTCCAAGATTGGGAAAGGCACAGGAGGTGCGCATTTTAATTCGgctcaaaaataatgaaaattaaccTTAAAAGTTGGCaacaattataaaaacaaatgccACTTTCTTTGACAGAACTACAATAAACCAACAAAAAACTTGTCACAGGTCACGATACTCAGGGCCCATGCATGACCCCTCGGCATTTCTGTACAGACCGAATCTGAAGGACTACGTCTATAAAGGAAGGGCTAACAACTGATTTCACCTACAGCTCTGCCCTATCAGTGTCTTCTCTCAAGAACTAATCTGTAGTCAGACTAAGttcctttctgaggaactgcaaactttaaatgctctaatgtttagctgtggcaGAAGTAATCGGACATACCACAGAACACAGAGGGGCAGGAAGTCAACTCACACTTTATCTGTAAAGCTAACGAGGGTTTCAGTGTGGTACATGTAAACCAGGAATCATAAGtttccaagaaaacaaacaaaacaaaacaaaaaaccaatcagCAGTTATGGTCAAGTGTATATTCCATCATTCATATCTTTAAAAGACAGCAATAGTACTTAGGATAATTGTAAACATAAGGCCCTAAAAGAGTACATCTATTCTAGGAAGAGTCATTCACTGTAACGATGCACCTGACATCAGGTACAGACTTCTACTGACAAGTGTAGTGTACCCTGTCCTGCAGCAGGACTCGGGAGGAAGGATGTGCCCACACACTGCTGAGACACTGTAACAGCAGGTGTGACTGTGAAGAGACAGACACAGCAAACCACACGGTCAAAAGGTCATTAGAACATCACGTTCTTGTACACTAGTGTAGAAAGGTCTCCCAAAGATGAAAGAGTGTAGGCCTGGCTTAATTTTCTCAGCTAGAGCCATTATTATGTTAAGATCGCCCTCTGCTGTTAAATCAAGATCTATCTTCAGGTTCCGAAGAGACTTAAAGGGCTTTTTCCCCTTCTgcctataaacaaaacaaaagagacaaaaacccCCGCATTATAATACAGACAATGTTCAAAGGGAACGAACAGCAACTGTCAATGCATAAAGGCTTTCCTCTAGAGGAGCAGGACTCACGTATCATCCTCGATGTACTTGATTAGTGTCAAGGCTTTTCTGTGAAGAATGAGGAGGAACTGTGCAAGGAAAGTACTCCTGAGAGACAGGCCAGGCTTCAAATGGAAGACCTGCAGGGACACAAGACAGTGCAGCTTCCGCGACATTGTTGACAGGATCTGACACACAACACCCATTACAGCCATTTCTTCCGATTTCCAAAGGGCAAGACTCTGGTAGCGGCAAATGTCTGGAAACCCACTGTCCCCTTTTCAGATTCCCTAGTTTAATGCACTTAGATCTTGTATTCTACCTTAAAATATCTCCTTATTTTATTATGGAAATAACTAAGTCAATGACTTCAGGTTGTGTGGAGTAGAGGAGGGGACTTTTCAGCTTCAGAGACTTGGGATTACAGGCTGTCCTCACCTCACACAGACCCAGACCCACAAGTCCCAGTGAACACGAGGTTCTCCTCATCTCAACTCTATGTCTATGGCACAGGATCTTGGCCTGATTCCCAGCATGCTATTATGACAAAGCTCTGCTTACGTATAGAAACAAGTCGCATAGAATCCAGTACCATCTCCAGATGTTTACTCATCagatacttttaaaaacagagacaaTAAGGATGCTACCATTTAAGCAGAAGCAACCTAagttttaagaatattttcaatTCAATTAACACAAATGAAAGCACACCCCTGTCTTCACCAACCACAAAAATTCTAAAGGCAGAGGGTTGGACCTGAAGCAGCCACTAGGATGGAGAATGCTGCTTTAACGGTTAATATACAGGCTATTTCCCATTAATAATTCAAAGAGGAATCCGTTTACAGACTTTAGAAAGGCCTCTAGCACTTTAATTCTTTGGTGCTTTTTATATATTCTGTAGGCACTGTgggacatattttaaaagaaaatatatgatgTTCTTTTGTCTGGCAATGGGTGGCATCATATTTACCTGATCCAGGAAGGCTTTCACTAGAGTGTCTCTGTGTAAGACATCTTGGAAAATATTCCTAAGAAGAAAAAGGTTCAGATATTAAACGGTTTTACAGAGTTACATTCCACAACTTCTTGCTCTAGTAAAAAAGTTGAAGTTTTATAAACAGATGTGTAAGAAGACAGATGTGTGCATTTGGAATGCATACTTAGTTTGCAGGAGGCCGTGGGTTCAGTATTCagtgtaaacacacatgcatatactcaaTGTGcacaatataaacacacatacatatacatacttaatgcacagaaaataaacacaaacgcACATAGATCCACTTTAACGCAAGGGTACATTTGTACACTGTTTGTGTTTTGAGGCTATCCAGGCAGGGCATGTGCCTGTCCATCAGTGTGTTTAGAACCGTCACCTTACACGTTTGCCTCAGGTCAAGAGACTTACCATCTGTAAGTATGAGCCAGCAGCATAACTTATTACTACCGCAGCTAAGGTTGGCTGGCATGTAACGTTCAGACAAAATGGCCAACTGAGGTGACCCACTTCAGCATGCTGGCCAGACAGAAGCTAATGACTGTTTTTTTCTCAGCCCCCATTCCCTTTcagtgttttacttctgtctttccCTAGGCTATTATATTCATGTCAGAGGGAAAATATAACATTTTTCACAGTAAGATAAATGCAAAGCAAGACTCAGATGGTAGAGATCACAACATCACTGCCCAGGAACCATGGGGAAGAGGGAAATAGACAGGAGAGCAGCACGCCTCTCAGCCTTGAGGGATGAGTGCACCAAATGGAGAAAGGGGCGCTGGAAGGGACGCCAGCACTTCATGGTTACTGGCTGAAAACGGACAGCACAGTCACGGGGTTTGTGGGTCCCTTAGAACTTAAGTCCACTATTTCCCAATTTCTGCTTTACTGAATGAGATCTGGATCACAAAAGCTGGAAAAGGAAAGACTATCTTCAAGGAAATGTCCGACTTTAATGTATCATCAGACTGCTTTTATCTTAAAAAGgttaaaattaaaagtaacttAACTGGGAATTACTCTGTGGTACTAATAAGCAACTGCATAGTGGTACAGTAATTGCCCAGTGTGTGAGTCCCTGAATCTGAAACCTCAAACCTCCCAGACTCAAAAGTGAATATTATTTAAACCACACTGATACTATCATGAGCCCACAATAATAGAAGATATAATCTTGTGGCTGAAAATATTTCTGACAATTTTATATTCAAAACATTTACTTAGAACtggaaataaaattctaaaattcatgACATGATTTTGTCATGCCAGAATAGCTGAACAATTGCTTTTTCTTCAAATCTTCCAAACAAAcatattcaaaacaaaaacactaacaTGGTGCAAATCCATTCAAGTTTACCTCATTTCCTGAGAAGAGATTCTAAACAAtcaactaaaaaaataaacaggactTCAAGTATATTAGTCACGAGGAAGACGCAGGCACGCAGACTCAGTGAGAAAATTTCTATGTTTTCCAAGATTGCCAGTATGTGAACTAGTGACATAAGAGTTCAATTTGAACGATTCCTCTTCTGAAACAATTCCTCTCAACCTTTCTCAGCACTAACAGAGCACAGCAGAGCTGTGTAGAATGGGTTCTTTTAATTCTGCAGCCCCACACAGGGACCTCTGGGCAGCAGTTTACTGTGGCTGCTGGTGTCCCTACCATGCGCCTCTTGTTTCAGCTCTGCTTTCTTCTTCAGACACACGGTGACACCCATTGGTCCAGGGTCACTGCTTCCTAAAGCCCTCCAACCGGGATGACCACACTTAGCGTCTTTTCAGTGTATACTAAGGACTAGCACCATTTCAAGCTCTTGGTTGATCGGAGAGAACAGGAATAGGGTCTCACTATTCTTTTTTAGACTCTAGAACACCATTGAAATGCTTTCTTGAAGTTTTATAATTAAAATCCCAAGTTCCTCCAAACCCATCAGCACTTACTGCCTTTTACTTTGCTGCTCGCATCTTCTGGTAAGAAATAAAtagcaaaatataaaatgcaaagaaaaaaccTGTTCTCTTTATAAATTTCAAATACTTTTCTGTGTTTGATAGTCACACCCAAGAAAAAAATACTTAGAATTACTTCAGTCTACCATACAATGAACGTTATACACTAAATTCCCAGCAGTAGGGGCTGGCACTGATAACTGACTGATAACTATTAAGCTGGCCCTTCATTAAGTAATTAGGAGATCGGTATATATTTgctaagtatttatttttaagaggaaatctttacctatcttagcAAAACAGTATTTTAAGAAATGAAGATTTAGGCTAGGTatggaggcacacgcctttaatccaagtatttgggtggcagaggcaggtggatatctgggagttgaaggctagcctgatctatatagtgagttccaggccacctatGTAAGTCATTAGGCCCAGTGAGACTGTCTAAAAATAAtagtataaaaaatttaaagttgggggtggcaagatggctcagcaggtaagagcactgactgctcttccaaaggtcctgagttcaaatcccagcaaccacatggtggctcacaaccatttgtaatgagatctgacgccctcttctggtgtgtctgaagacagctacagtgtacttagatataataataaataaatcttaaaaaaaaaaaaaccttaaagttaagaaaataaagaaaaagtgccTGAGTATGTGCTtgtcatatttcttttcttttaaatacaaCTTGCACTGTTTTTACTCATAAATGAGAAGTTTTATGTTGTTTAACAATGACACCTAAGGCCAAGCGTCACATACAAATCAGGAGTGAAGCTCTCATCTGTGTAGATGATGGTGTCCTGCGCCATGTCCTCTTCTGAAGTTGCCCTCCAGAAGGCTGTCAGCTCTGACCTCATGTATCTGCGTTGATTATAAATATGTTCATGACACGGTGGCATCTGCTTGACAGTGTTGACATCCACATCAATGTGCGTGGTGGGGTACGGGGCATACATAACTTGCCGGAAGGGTAGGACAAAACTGCCTGTTGCATCCtgtcagaaggaagagagaactcACTGACCACATGCCAACTGAGAGAAGCAATTGTTAAAAGAATATAGTAATGATAAGAGATGCATATTCCTGTGAATCTGGTACAGGGCTTGTTCAGAAATAACCTTCAAGCTGATACTGTATAAAAATCCAGCCACTACCATTTGTGTTGACAGTGACAGTACACAGTATACCATAAAAAGTGGGTCAGAACATGCCACGTGCAATCCAACTGTAGGGTGTGGGCACTGCAGGAAATACGCACTGCAGAAAAAGACTACAAAGACCTATGCCAAGTTAATGCGTTTACTTGCTGGTCTGTAAAATTATGACTGCCTTTCTCCATTGTTTTATCTTCTTCCTATATCTAAATGAATATGTATGTTAATAGAAAAGTATTTACCTCTTTCTAGGTAGCTGGGCAGCCACTTACCATGCAGCAAATACCTGCAGTATACAAGGTATTATGCTGAGTGTAGAACACAGAGGCTGCCAAATCTTTCACTCTTAAAGGCTAGGATAATTACTGTATATCAAAGTATTTTCTGGAAAGCTATACAACTCTGATGTCCTTGCTACTGCTGGTTCCTGTTGTTGTAGTTTATCAACTTGTGATAAACTTTGTGAgcaaagagatgagaagaagaagttggagatatcctgacaatgaagactggACTTGTCTCAAGGACCTAACACCCCTAATCAGTAGGAAATAGTCTAAAAAGATGTGTGCAAACTTCCACcactaaccttctttctctcctacctagtgttgtgGGGTTGGAAGGAATTAGGGAGGATACAGGTGGGAAGGGATGTCGGGTCTAAGAACCCGATGTGGCAGCTAAAGCAAATAGGCCTGGCTTTGCTTGGAGAGCTCGCAGGTATTTCACCCAATCACAGTTTTGCACCTGCCCTGTGCCCTGTGTAGAGGGAGCTCTTTCAGAAATCACATTATCTAATTGAACAAGGGGTGCTAGGAAGTACTGTGTATCTCATTGTGACTTTAAAGGAAATTGGTAAAATTAAGATTTGTAAAAGCAAAGTtagaaatgtgttttctttaa
It includes:
- the C9orf72 gene encoding guanine nucleotide exchange C9orf72 homolog isoform 2 (isoform 2 is encoded by transcript variant 2), translating into MEDQGQSIIPMLTGEVIPVMELLASMKSHSVPEDIDIADTVLNDDDIGDSCHEGFLLNAISSHLQTCGCSVVVGSSAEKVNKIVRTLCLFLTPAERKCSRLCEAESSFKYESGLFVQGLLKDATGSFVLPFRQVMYAPYPTTHIDVDVNTVKQMPPCHEHIYNQRRYMRSELTAFWRATSEEDMAQDTIIYTDESFTPDLNIFQDVLHRDTLVKAFLDQVFHLKPGLSLRSTFLAQFLLILHRKALTLIKYIEDDTQKGKKPFKSLRNLKIDLDLTAEGDLNIIMALAEKIKPGLHSFIFGRPFYTSVQERDVLMTF